The following coding sequences lie in one Gemmatimonadaceae bacterium genomic window:
- a CDS encoding type II toxin-antitoxin system prevent-host-death family antitoxin translates to MREAVSLYDAKTHLSALVERANAGAEIVIMKSGRARARLVPMDNEPVLRVPGRGKGAWRVSADFDAPLPDDILDAFEGAP, encoded by the coding sequence GTGCGAGAAGCCGTCAGTCTCTACGATGCCAAGACGCACTTGTCTGCGTTGGTAGAGCGTGCGAATGCCGGTGCGGAGATTGTCATCATGAAATCGGGACGCGCACGCGCTCGGCTGGTACCGATGGACAATGAGCCTGTACTTCGCGTGCCCGGTCGCGGGAAGGGCGCCTGGCGCGTGAGCGCCGACTTCGATGCCCCATTGCCCGATGACATACTCGACGCGTTTGAAGGCGCGCCGTGA
- a CDS encoding type II toxin-antitoxin system VapC family toxin, translating into MRVLLDTHVLIWWDAGQKLSAAALEAIQHADDVYVSVASAWEIAIKASLGKISSKRSVSQATAECGFLELPVTFEHAELVATLPSIHRDPFDRMLVGQAIVEGLTVVTRDPAIRQYHVSVIAA; encoded by the coding sequence GTGAGGGTGTTGTTGGACACCCACGTGTTGATCTGGTGGGACGCCGGGCAAAAGTTGAGCGCGGCCGCGCTTGAGGCCATTCAACACGCCGACGATGTGTATGTGAGTGTCGCGTCGGCCTGGGAAATTGCGATCAAGGCGTCGCTGGGGAAGATCTCCAGCAAGCGATCGGTATCGCAGGCCACCGCCGAGTGCGGGTTTCTCGAGTTGCCTGTCACGTTCGAGCACGCGGAGCTGGTCGCGACGCTCCCCTCCATTCATCGCGATCCATTTGATCGGATGCTCGTTGGGCAGGCGATTGTTGAGGGACTCACCGTGGTCACGCGGGATCCGGCGATCAGGCAGTACCACGTGTCGGTGATTGCGGCGTAG